tgctggaagaaagacgggggattgctcaggttcgaatggcagcctacagacagaaagttgcccgatattacaacgcccaggtcaagagcaaagcctttaaagcaggagatctggtgcttcgacgagctgctgtctcgcaacctcaggaccgggggaagctcgccccgaactgggagggaccttatgaggtcaaagaagtagttcgacccggaacttattatctcaaggagctcggaggagccgacctcccgcggccgtggagctcagaaaacttacggatgtactaccagtgacttcgttttagtcaaaaatcgcatacccatgtgtctttagacaattcaagcaaattgtgtcaaaaacaaaagggcaatctcataaagtcgaaggcccggttccttttagaccggatggggggagaggccatacaacgcccatatgtgcccccacagccctgttagggacaggaggagaacctcgccctaacttgagcaaagtcgaaggcccggttccttttagaccggatggggggagaggccctacaacgcccatatgtgcccccacagccctgttagggacaggaggagaacctcgccctaacttgagcaaaatcgaaggtccggttccttttagaccggatggggggagaggccctacaacgcccatatgtgcccccacagccctgttagggacaggaggaaaacctcgccctaacttgagcaaagtcgaaggcccggttccttttagaccggatggggggagaggccctacaacgcccatatgtgcccccacagccctgttaaggacaggaggaaaacctcgccctaacttgagcaaagtcgaaggtccggttccttttagaccggatggggggagaggccttacggcgcccatatgtgcccccacagccctgttagggacaggaggagaacgctCGCcctagtcgaaggcccgatccttttagaccgggtgggggaaggccctgcaacgtccatatgtgccccccaagaggaaaaccttgccctaacttaagcTACTTCGACcaatggtaagcccagcccggactcctacgggagtcgggctccaatcgccaacatcaactacaggacaaccccgcccggactcctacgggagccgggctccgctgacaacagcaaccgccgataagccttgtccggacttctatggaagccggactttgcctatgactttgattgcaggaagacttcgccctgactcctacgagagccgggctactccaacttcaggagggcttctccgttcggactcccaagggagccgaacttagctccgactttagcagagaaaaaatccaagcaaaaaaggaaagcaaacagtgcccgaaggcaacggaagctcgaacccccggattcaagccctaggagggacctcgggcccgaagggccccaagtgaacctgcaaccatcaacggaatgacaattgggtatcttcgaacgacgtaaaagccaaaaaggagctcggcaaatgacaaccccacatgaacagaagaggtcgacgatgaccttgggacgacgtgaaaaagaaaagaagaagagaaggaagaaagaggaaaggaaaatgaagaagttcgacagacaactatttaatgcgagatgcagacgaggtaacaaaatctcttttccaTTTagcaagagtatacgttacaggacccggtgggtcaggaaaaaaaagaagaagaagatacacgtcatcgcaagcctcgcaaacacggttcgggaaggatgaaccggaggccgctccgagctacaaactcctcttcccgtctctgtccgtctcagtcgcgttctccagtgcgtgtaacagctctcgccccatctcgcctcattctgtctccgaagtcccaaccctagcgaaaaaagggtgggatagatccccggaggcggtaaggacaacggcggcagtagcgaagacctgttttaagaagaaccggagtcaccttggaagcggtaacgatgccagagatgtgcctcatctccgaatgctccacgacagtcgccacccaaaatgctccggcaaggtcggcatgcgctacttccaccatccccgcaacaagttccactgccccaccgacgacgccgaccgcctctggtctctcggccctgacggcatcaaggatcccgccatagcttatgacgacagctctgccctcttgaccggtatcaccccgccttgctactctgaaattcgcgggcagaataacttcaccgacagcccccgttattaaacccctgttgttgaaggaattcttccttgagccccctttaaaatgacggagattctcaccggccgccgttctcctcctcaccttcctccaagccctagacatcccctcaagaacgacctccggggtagaggacatggcgtaggaaccctcagagaagaattgggggggggGCTGAGGAAGGCAAGGACTGGcgcgagggaagcaaggctctcaggcgaaagaaaggcgccaggatgaagccatgaaaggactaggagggtttaaatagccgacggatcctagcgcagttatggcggcgggtatttctgggccaactggtgcgtgccacgtgtcgcgcttatccccttcatcgctatcgagggttgaccgttcacaaatttccgtggcacggtgcttgggatcgcgttccgacgggggttccgaaaagactcttcaggtcaccttcaccgaaaagcgggctctgacgtacacacattaaatgccaaatatctaggggcggcggcacgcaggattcgaaggggcgacttcggctgtatccatctctctgtacttccttcgttcgaaattcaaactcggaagtagggagactggtgttgggtataaaatacccccagccgaagtcctccacagaatcaacggctccgccagcaaggccaacctcaaaagaaatctccgcccgggctcccacgggagccggacttcatcctctatgaccaacaacttcagctacaagacagctccgcccggactcctacgggagccgaaccccgCCGATGACTCCAacaactgcagacagacttcgtccggactcctacgggagccagactccgccgacaacttcgacctcaagaggactccgcccggactcctacgggagccgggcttcgctctcagtatcaactgctggtaagctccgtccggactcctacgggagccggacttcacctttaactttgattgcagaggactccgcccggactcctacgggagccgggctccgctctcagtatcaactgctggtaagctccgtccggactcctacgggagccggacttcacctttaaccttgattgcagaggactccgcccggactcctacgggagccgggctccgctctcagtatcaactgctggtaagctccgtccggactcctacgggagccggacttcacctttaactttgattgtagaggactccgtccggactcctacgggagccgggctccgctctcagtatcaactgctggtaagctccgtccggactcctacgagagccggacttcacctttaactttgattgcagaggactccactcggactcctacgggagccgggctccgctctcagtatcaattgctggtaagctccgttcggactcctacgggagccggacttcacctttaactttgattgcagaggactccgcccggactcctacgggagccgggctccgctctcagtatcaactgctggtaagctccgtccggactcctacgggagccggacttcacctttaactttgattacagaggactccgcccggactcctacgggagccgggctccgctctcagtatcaactgctggtaagctccgtccggactcctacgggagccggacttcacctttaactttgattgcagaggactccgcccggactcctacgggagccgggctccgctctcagtatcaactgctggtaagctccgtccggactcctacgggagccggacttcacctttaactttgattgcagaggactccgtccgtactcctacgggagccgggctccgctctcagtatcaactactggtaagctccgtccggactcctacgggagccggacttcacctttaactttgattgcagaggactccgtccggactcctacgggagccgggctccgctctcagtatcaattgctggtaagctccgttcggacttctacgggagccggacttcacctttaactttgattgcagaggactccgcccggactcctacgggagccgggctccgctctcagtatcaactgctggtaagctccgtccgaactcctatgggagccggacttcacctttaactttgattgcagaggactccgcccgaactcctacgggagccgggctccgctctcagtatcaactggtaagctccgtccggactcctacgggagccggacttcacctttaactttgattgcagaggactccgcccggactcctacgggagccgggctccgctctcaatatcaactgctggtaagctccgtccggactcctacgggagccggacttcacctttaactttgtttgcagaggactccgcccggactcctacaggagccgggttccgcccgcaacttcagctccgagagggttccgcccggactcccacggaagccgggctccacccacgaccccaaccgcaaggaggacccctcccgaacctcttcagaggccggactccgaccgctgccgagcttcaatcaacagatccgcaccccctggcaggtcacaataacaaccatgatcctgttccacttcttgtagcggattccgcgcagctccatcaccccctgcggcggacccattactctctgacaggctgtgtcaacggccacgattctgctccgctccctgcggcaggtgctgcgcgactctactactccctgacaactagcggcaacggacgccgctccactacctgcaacaggctctacgtggcaggccatgacaatagccacgggtctactccactacccttcacaataaattttcctgaccatgggcagcccactatcagacggttacaaatgtcgccatcaatccgttacctcttccgcctataaaagggggatccagatacgttattctataagcttatttcttatctcaaaactctgctaaattctccgttcgagcactccattcttgttgaggcagagaactgacttgagcgtcggagggtcttgccggagcaaccccacctccggtttagacttcctttgcaggtcccggcggcgaccgcgactttcccgactccagcttctccggcgcaagcagatttttgtaccaacatatACGATCCGTATCCGAATCTATATGTAAtcgtatataattttatataatattattatttttttaaaaaatatataattatataaatatattattaacttaatttatcatctatttagtaatatttttaattatatagttataaattttaattatctaagtaatatttataatgatatccatatttttaatatttaaattatatctgtATCTATttaaagtaaatataaatataaatttttttatctaaataatatttatatctatatttatatctatcagataaaataaatattgatataaatataataatatccgATTTGATTCCAACGTAAGATGGAGTCCACCGAGAAATGGTTAAACAGGAACTCTGCCGTCATGCATCACGTAAGATGCAATATATTAACACTTGGAGGTCAGCTAGCCCAACAGGGAGGGTTTGTCCAACATGATCCAATGAACCATCCAATATGGGAAGTCAATGTCATTTTACGTGGCATAGCATGCGAGTTACTTAAGGTCCACAATAAAACTCTTATTCTAGTCCAacatgttatattttattttaatgtgGCGATCGGTATTACGATGATAGCCATGTGAATTGTTTTGAGGTGCTGCTTTTGCTGAAGCATGCGGATGTACACCTCACAATTATATCTTTCCACTTCCTAATCTATTCATATTTGTTTTCACTGGCGAGATGATTCCTCGAATTGGTCATGAGAAATCAAAAATTACTCAAAATTAATTCAGAAATTCATAAATTTTACAATttactaaaattatttatgacttaTTTGAGAAAATAAATAATGATGTTATCCGTTACTTTTTGCAGCGGATATGGCTGCATTTATAGTTCACCCCTCGTGGACTATCCTGCCCATGCTTTACCTGATCGCTCTACCGGCGCAGTGATTGGTTGGGGGTGGTAGCTTCGCGGGCACAGCGAATGCGACAGGCTCGTGACCACAGAGGATCCCGATATTTTGAGCGTAGTTTTAAAAAAATTGGTAGCCAGCCCCATGACCAAGTCCCGGACGAAGGCAATCCGGACACGGCTTTTCATTGTCACAATAATTCTATCTAATTTTCGTTCTAGCATTCGACTCTCGTGCCATTTGGTCACCCGTTCGAAGGCCAAAAGTTCCACAAATTCCACCTCAATCCCTTCATTCAACCTTCTTTACCCCGGtatatttatttttgtttcttgTGCTTCTCTTTCAGAAGTTACTTACCAACCGAACCATTTCTGCTATTATGGAATAAAAAACTTCGGGCATTGTATCGGCCGTTTGCTTTTGGTCATCGTGATGCCCAAGAAAACAGTCAGAAAATTAATTACGGACCGAATCATTTCTTGTACATTGCATAAAAAGTTATTTTTGTTGTGGCACTATTTTCATAAGCTTGTTTTCGGATCGCAAAAAAGTCTTTGTTCTCTAGCTTTTGGCTCCTTTCTCTAATCAGAGTCCAGCTATGGATTCTGTTTCACTTACAAAATCCAATAAAGATAGCACCATAATTTTAGTATGGTTTTCAACTGGATTAAACTTTTATTGTTTTGAATGATATTATCGAAATCCGACTGTTCTGATTCTTCGACCTTTTTCTCTTGTGAGGCTCTGAATTCTTAAACTGTCATTTTGTTGATGGATTTTTGTTATGTCGTTTGACCTCTCTTGCCACGTGTTCAGATTTCAAAGGCAATCGATTGATTGTTCATTATCTCGATATTTGATTTGCCATACCAGGGTTTGAACGTTTCTTGTAAGAGGCTAGTAGCCACGTTGGAAGCGTTCAAGTAGTTAACATTGTTGACTACGTCGACGCTCTGGTTACAGTTTATTTATCTTCTTCTGCAGCCCAACAAAGCTCAAGCATTGTCTCCTCAAGTATCAACTCTGGTCCTGTGCGTGCCTCGGCAAAACATGGCATCTTTCTCCATGGAGGAGTTCCTCGGCGAGGGGGCTCTGAAAGGCCTCATCCCAAAGCTTGTGGCAGGTGGCTGGGATGATGTACCCACAATAAAAATGATGAATTCTGAAGACATGGATTGGATAAAGTTGACGCAGCAGCAGAAGGTTTTCATTTTTGTCCTGGAATTATATTCATGTGCTGTTGATTTAATTAATTCTTCCCCATATGTTATCTTTCTCTTTTTGTGTGTAAAGTTTGTTTTTGATGTATGTTGATATATGTGAAATTGTTTTGATTGCCTTATTTGTCTGAAATTGTTGGTGGCTtgttccttcaaaaaaaaaaaagaaagaaaagcagcAGTCAATTACTTGATTGTGTTTATGTTCTATTAAACACGAAATCACCCGGACCTCCTAAGTTTTGTTAACTCGAAGCTTTCTCCCTTTCATTCTTCGGTCTGATCTGTGTGTTCCTTGATTAGTTTCCAGCCTTTTATTTTAAGATACAAATATtcctgaactttttttttttcacagttGCCCCTGGTTTCTAAAATGATGAAATTCTTCTCCTCGTTTGTTGTTGAAAGAAGCATGGTAGCTGTTTTGGACGTTTTATGAACTTGCTTTTGTCTTAATGTTTGGTATCTTAAGAGAGAAAAACATATAGATCAATGTCCATATTTAATTCTTCCTCCTTATTTTAAGATCTTAAAAAggaaaatttttctaaatcaaatAATACAGTTGCTAGCATTCGAGTTAGATGCTTGAAGATATTGGCATGCTTGATGGATTCTTTTTGCCATATTCAACGCTTCTACACAGATAAATCTTTCATTGAACTGCATATGCTTTACCTCACTGATATTTGCACTGAAGTCCAATCTTAATGATGGATGAACTTGCACATTGTATTTCTTCAGGATGCATTGGAGCTCAGATCACATCTGCATGACCGATCCTTGATGGAATATGCTGATAGGCTAGAAGCCTCCAGGAAGTCTCTAGCTGAGCTTCTAAGTACAAGCACTGTGGTCCTTTCATCAAATTTCGGCATGAAGAGAGGCCATGTTGCACGTTTCATCGATCGAGCCAGTGCTTGTAGGGTCACCATGCCACCCTCTTATGTTCTTCCTGCCAGGGAAAGAAGCATGTCTATCAGCAGTAGTAAAGGGGATGAGCCTTCTAGAACTACAGAGAGGCCGCAACATGTCCAGACCCCCTCAAAGGTAAGCTCATATCAGGAAAGGTCTGCCGAGCAATCTGCGGCAGACTTCAAAATCAGTGAAGGATACATCTTTAAGGGTATAGTTGCGGCCGAACCTGCTGAGCCAAGGCTATGTGGTTGTGTCCAACCTCCTCCAATAGTGGAACATGTAGCTCCATACTCCTCGATTGAAAGCATCTCAGTTCAGAAGCTTACC
Above is a genomic segment from Elaeis guineensis isolate ETL-2024a chromosome 1, EG11, whole genome shotgun sequence containing:
- the LOC105060294 gene encoding uncharacterized protein, with translation MASFSMEEFLGEGALKGLIPKLVAGGWDDVPTIKMMNSEDMDWIKLTQQQKDALELRSHLHDRSLMEYADRLEASRKSLAELLSTSTVVLSSNFGMKRGHVARFIDRASACRVTMPPSYVLPARERSMSISSSKGDEPSRTTERPQHVQTPSKVSSYQERSAEQSAADFKISEGYIFKGIVAAEPAEPRLCGCVQPPPIVEHVAPYSSIESISVQKLTPEYKVGMGRLVATKAPPMKASELWKHKPTILLCLRRPGCVMCRAEAHQLYSRKPIFDALGFQLVAVLHEQIESEIRDFWPRYWGGVVILDQSMDFFKALGGGKLLKDKFITGFLFNPRAIANYKRAQATGFEQNYKGEGEIKGGLFIIGRGKNGIAYQFIERNFGDWAPIAEVIDVCSQLQRELPSQGESL